A stretch of Bacillota bacterium DNA encodes these proteins:
- a CDS encoding ribonucleoside triphosphate reductase gives MLTKVIKRDGRVVDFDQERIINAIFKAAKAVGGEDRRQACELSNQVVAILEQKFTTQMPTVEDIQDVVEKVLIENGHAKTAKAYIVYRRQQEEKREFRDLLVNAERMIDEYVNDQNWKVNENSNMNYSLQGLNNHVISAVTSRYWLEKIYPPEIAEAHKNGDLHIHDLSLLAPYCCGWNLPDLLLRGFGGVPQKVESGPAKHFRTALGQVVNFFYTMQGEAAGAQAFSNFDTYLAPFIAYDGLDYDEVKQCMQEFVFNLNVPTRVGFQTPFVNITMDVVVPRTLADEPVIIGGKLQDRTYKEFQREMDMLNTAFCEVMMAGDVKGRIFSFPIPTYNIYEGFQWDSPVVEKIMAMTAKYGIPYFANFINSDLSPEDVRSMCCRLRLDNRELYKRGGGLFGANPLTGSIGVVTLNMPRIGYLAQDKEDLFARIRSLMDLAKESLLLKRKALERLTDIGLYPYSRYYLDSVKERFGKYWHNHFNTIGLVGMHEALLNFMGRGIDTAEGQALAIEILDYMRDVLVEYQETTGQLFNLEATPAEGTAYRLARIDRRVYPEIIASGEEEPYYTNSTQLPVDFTEDLFAALDLQEALQVKYTGGTVFHAFLGERVEDGRVAAKLLQRVMHNYRIPYFTLTPTFSICPDHGYLSGEHHRCPHCGREAEVWSRVVGFFRPVQNWNKGKKEEFRKRVEYNVAG, from the coding sequence ATGTTAACCAAGGTGATTAAACGGGACGGTCGGGTGGTAGATTTCGACCAGGAACGGATTATCAATGCCATCTTCAAGGCGGCTAAGGCCGTGGGTGGGGAGGATCGGAGACAGGCCTGTGAGCTTTCCAACCAAGTGGTGGCGATCCTGGAGCAGAAGTTTACTACCCAAATGCCGACCGTTGAGGATATTCAGGACGTAGTGGAGAAGGTCCTGATCGAAAATGGCCACGCCAAGACCGCCAAAGCCTATATTGTCTATCGCCGGCAGCAGGAGGAAAAGCGGGAGTTTAGGGATCTGTTGGTGAACGCGGAGCGGATGATTGATGAGTACGTCAACGATCAGAACTGGAAGGTCAACGAAAACAGCAATATGAACTACTCCCTCCAGGGATTGAATAACCACGTGATCTCTGCGGTCACCTCCCGTTATTGGCTGGAGAAGATCTATCCGCCGGAGATCGCCGAAGCCCACAAAAACGGTGATCTGCATATTCACGATCTGAGCCTGCTTGCTCCCTACTGTTGTGGCTGGAATTTGCCTGACCTGTTGCTGCGGGGTTTTGGAGGTGTGCCCCAGAAGGTGGAAAGTGGCCCTGCCAAGCATTTCCGCACCGCCCTGGGCCAGGTGGTGAACTTCTTTTATACCATGCAGGGGGAGGCGGCCGGCGCCCAGGCGTTTTCGAATTTCGACACCTACCTTGCCCCCTTCATCGCCTATGATGGGCTCGATTACGATGAAGTCAAACAGTGTATGCAGGAGTTCGTCTTCAACCTCAACGTCCCAACCCGGGTAGGTTTCCAGACGCCCTTTGTAAACATCACCATGGACGTGGTGGTGCCCAGGACCCTGGCCGACGAGCCGGTGATCATCGGTGGCAAGCTGCAGGACCGTACTTACAAAGAGTTCCAACGGGAGATGGATATGCTCAATACGGCCTTTTGTGAAGTGATGATGGCCGGTGATGTGAAGGGGCGCATCTTCAGCTTCCCCATTCCTACCTATAACATCTATGAAGGTTTCCAGTGGGACAGTCCCGTGGTGGAAAAGATCATGGCGATGACCGCCAAGTACGGGATCCCCTACTTTGCCAATTTTATCAATTCGGATCTTTCCCCGGAGGATGTGCGGAGTATGTGCTGCCGCCTGCGCTTGGACAACCGGGAACTGTATAAGCGGGGTGGGGGGCTTTTTGGGGCCAATCCACTAACCGGTTCTATCGGGGTCGTGACGTTGAACATGCCCCGGATTGGCTACCTGGCCCAAGATAAAGAGGATCTGTTTGCCCGGATCCGAAGCTTGATGGATCTAGCCAAGGAGAGCCTACTTCTTAAGCGCAAGGCCCTGGAGCGTTTGACGGACATCGGTCTTTATCCCTATTCCCGGTACTATCTGGACAGTGTGAAGGAGCGGTTTGGTAAGTACTGGCATAATCACTTCAACACCATCGGTTTAGTGGGTATGCACGAGGCCCTCTTGAATTTCATGGGCCGGGGGATCGATACGGCCGAAGGCCAGGCCCTGGCTATCGAGATCCTGGATTATATGCGGGATGTCTTGGTGGAATACCAAGAAACCACGGGACAGCTGTTTAACCTGGAGGCCACTCCCGCGGAAGGAACCGCCTACCGTCTCGCTCGGATCGACCGCCGGGTCTATCCGGAGATCATCGCTTCGGGAGAAGAAGAACCCTATTACACCAATTCCACCCAACTACCGGTGGATTTCACTGAGGATCTCTTTGCGGCCTTGGACCTTCAGGAGGCGTTGCAGGTTAAATACACCGGTGGGACGGTCTTCCATGCCTTCCTCGGTGAACGGGTGGAAGATGGTCGCGTGGCGGCCAAGCTGCTGCAGCGGGTCATGCACAACTACCGGATTCCCTATTTTACCCTGACTCCCACCTTCAGTATCTGTCCGGATCACGGCTACCTGTCGGGAGAACATCACCGGTGTCCCCACTGTGGCCGGGAGGCGGAGGTCTGGAGCCGGGTGGTAGGCTTTTTCCGCCCGGTGCAGAATTGGAACAAAGGCAAGAAAGAGGAGTTTCGCAAACGGGTGGAGTATAACGTGGCGGGATAG
- a CDS encoding family 43 glycosylhydrolase, whose protein sequence is MRLAEIRIRDPFILPIPEERKYYMYGTTSFGDPGCPWGFDAWVSTDLEEWSGPIPVFRSPQGFWADRQFWAPEVYRYQGRYYMFATFNSLKRNRGTQVLVADDPWGPFLPHSDGPVTPADFVALDGTLFIDEVPWMVFCREWIQVHDGEIWAMPLTRDLKAAAGEPQLLFSASSAPWSRVKEDQQNFVTDGPFLLRTEGKALLMLWSSCTPEGYALGVAVSESGSVLGPWFHVPEPLYNANGGHGMVFSTFEGELLLSLHSPNNKPYERAHFLPVAIEGETIRLR, encoded by the coding sequence ATGCGTCTTGCCGAGATCCGGATCAGGGATCCCTTTATCTTACCGATTCCCGAAGAAAGAAAATACTACATGTATGGTACCACCAGTTTTGGTGACCCCGGTTGCCCGTGGGGGTTTGACGCATGGGTAAGTACCGATTTGGAAGAGTGGTCCGGGCCGATTCCTGTCTTTCGGTCACCACAGGGTTTCTGGGCGGATCGCCAGTTTTGGGCCCCGGAGGTATATAGGTACCAGGGTCGGTATTACATGTTTGCCACTTTCAATTCCCTAAAACGCAACCGGGGCACCCAGGTATTGGTGGCAGACGATCCTTGGGGACCTTTCCTTCCCCATAGCGATGGTCCTGTTACTCCGGCGGATTTCGTTGCTTTGGACGGGACGTTATTTATCGATGAGGTACCCTGGATGGTATTTTGTCGGGAATGGATCCAGGTCCATGATGGGGAGATCTGGGCTATGCCCTTGACTAGGGATTTGAAGGCCGCTGCGGGAGAGCCCCAGTTGTTGTTTTCTGCTTCCAGTGCCCCTTGGTCCCGGGTGAAAGAGGATCAACAGAACTTCGTCACCGATGGTCCTTTCCTGCTCAGAACCGAAGGGAAAGCACTCCTCATGCTTTGGTCCAGTTGTACCCCCGAGGGCTATGCTCTGGGTGTTGCGGTATCGGAAAGCGGCAGTGTATTAGGTCCCTGGTTCCATGTTCCCGAACCTCTGTATAACGCAAATGGAGGACATGGCATGGTCTTTTCCACCTTTGAGGGGGAGCTCCTGCTTTCCCTCCATAGTCCAAACAATAAACCATACGAACGGGCTCATTTCCTACCGGTGGCGATCGAAGGGGAAACCATCCGGTTACGGTAA
- a CDS encoding NAD(P)/FAD-dependent oxidoreductase yields the protein MLTPSQDNLEVVFMAQIVVIGAGTAGASTAKALRKKLDATHRVIVIERDEVVYFPPTFIWLVVGKRKLRETGIPTVKLRSSGIEVIIDTVNSVDINQNIVVYNGTILPYDYLVLALGAEVRDNEDEALRSVGYNMYTIDGVFALRERVRRLKQGRVVIMATSMPFKCPPALYEMALLLEEWFSSRPDTAVEIHLYTPEKTPFEATGWKLGAALEEILQARKIHLHTDQHYISVDPEGKTISFTSGQVPFDLLVYVPPHRPPTLASMTGLADESGWIPVDPFTLETRRSNVYAVGDVNRITPTSGLDLPKTGAYATFQGKVVADHIISKIKQRPPERFFGTKSGCIIETSKTTSLGMLHDLYKPTPQSVVFPESRVWTPGKWVLEKVWFGNHQ from the coding sequence TTGCTGACCCCGAGTCAGGATAACCTTGAGGTGGTTTTCATGGCTCAGATCGTGGTAATCGGCGCAGGCACCGCCGGTGCCAGTACAGCTAAGGCGCTGAGGAAAAAACTTGACGCCACCCACCGGGTCATCGTAATCGAACGGGATGAGGTGGTCTATTTCCCCCCGACCTTCATCTGGTTAGTGGTGGGTAAACGAAAACTTCGGGAAACGGGTATTCCCACGGTTAAATTGCGGAGCAGTGGGATCGAAGTCATTATTGACACAGTAAACAGTGTGGACATCAACCAAAACATCGTAGTCTACAACGGTACCATCCTCCCCTACGATTACCTGGTGCTTGCCTTAGGGGCAGAGGTCCGCGATAACGAGGATGAGGCCCTGCGCAGTGTGGGGTACAACATGTACACCATCGACGGCGTCTTTGCCCTCAGGGAACGGGTCCGGCGTCTGAAACAAGGCCGAGTGGTGATCATGGCCACATCCATGCCCTTCAAGTGTCCCCCTGCCCTTTACGAGATGGCCCTGCTTCTGGAGGAATGGTTCTCTAGCCGACCGGACACCGCGGTGGAGATTCACCTCTACACCCCGGAAAAGACCCCCTTTGAGGCCACCGGTTGGAAACTGGGGGCGGCCCTCGAGGAGATCCTGCAGGCAAGGAAGATCCACTTGCATACGGATCAGCATTACATAAGCGTCGATCCCGAAGGCAAAACCATCTCCTTCACCAGCGGCCAGGTTCCCTTTGACCTGTTGGTTTACGTCCCCCCGCACCGACCACCGACCCTCGCCAGTATGACCGGTCTTGCCGATGAATCGGGCTGGATCCCGGTGGACCCCTTTACCCTCGAGACAAGACGTTCCAATGTCTATGCCGTCGGAGATGTGAACCGCATCACCCCCACCTCGGGCCTAGACCTGCCCAAAACCGGGGCCTATGCGACCTTCCAGGGGAAGGTAGTGGCCGATCATATTATCTCCAAGATAAAGCAACGGCCACCGGAGCGCTTCTTCGGCACCAAAAGTGGCTGCATCATCGAAACGTCGAAGACCACTTCCCTCGGAATGCTCCATGATCTGTACAAACCGACCCCCCAGTCGGTGGTCTTCCCCGAAAGCCGCGTCTGGACACCGGGCAAATGGGTGCTGGAGAAGGTCTGGTTTGGTAATCATCAATAG
- a CDS encoding response regulator transcription factor, whose amino-acid sequence MYRIMIVEDDEKIANILAGYLQKYGYTTGLCQDFEDVLGEFLRFAPHLVLLDINLPYMDGFYWCRQIRVHSKVPVIFISARDSDMDQVLALDRGGDDYLTKPFSLDVVLAKARAALRRSYGEYALEREKDLPVIEAHGLYLHRSRGSLHWEGREVFLSPKECLLLEVLLKRLDQVVPRQELLELLWDDVEFVDDNTLTVNVTRLRRKLAELGIRGAVETVRGAGYRLRPLWADKPDR is encoded by the coding sequence ATGTATCGGATCATGATTGTGGAGGACGACGAAAAGATTGCCAACATCCTGGCGGGGTATTTGCAGAAATACGGCTATACCACTGGTCTTTGTCAGGACTTCGAGGACGTCCTAGGAGAGTTCCTGCGCTTTGCACCCCATCTTGTACTGCTGGATATTAATCTGCCGTACATGGATGGGTTTTATTGGTGTAGGCAAATTCGGGTTCATTCGAAGGTGCCGGTGATCTTCATCTCCGCCCGGGATAGTGACATGGACCAGGTGTTGGCGCTAGATCGGGGCGGTGACGACTACTTAACCAAACCCTTTTCCTTGGATGTGGTCCTGGCAAAGGCAAGAGCAGCCCTAAGAAGGTCCTACGGGGAATACGCCCTGGAGAGGGAGAAGGATCTGCCGGTGATCGAAGCCCATGGTTTGTACTTGCACCGATCCCGGGGTAGTCTCCATTGGGAAGGGCGGGAGGTCTTTTTGTCTCCCAAGGAGTGTCTGCTTTTGGAGGTCCTCTTGAAGCGTTTGGATCAGGTGGTCCCACGACAGGAGCTTTTGGAACTTCTTTGGGATGACGTGGAGTTCGTCGATGATAACACCCTGACGGTCAATGTGACCCGCCTGCGGCGGAAACTGGCGGAGCTGGGGATTCGGGGTGCAGTGGAGACTGTCCGGGGAGCGGGGTATCGCCTGCGTCCCCTGTGGGCGGACAAGCCCGATAGATAA
- a CDS encoding DUF1538 domain-containing protein: MNIVTSKFREVLLSVAPVVGFVLFLHLTLTPLEPVLLGRFLVGAIALLVGFTIFLIGVDIGVTPLSTTIGSHIARSNKMWVLVVAGLVLGFLIAFAEPVIHVLGGQVESVTSGIIPKNQLVIVVSLGVGLMLVLGLARIVKNLPLNRVLTGIYVVVFIIASFVSPEFLAMSFDSMAAITGAFTIPFLLGLGLGVSRLKKDSKASEEDSFGLIGVTATGAVICVMLMGAIYRTESFTGSLEQAGLASDSVLRPFLVALPGTIRDAFVALAPIVGIFLIFQRISFKLSSKAVRRIMFGMLFTFVGLVLFLLGVNVGFMDVGSMVGYLLAENHRSWVLVLGFALGLLITLAEPAVHVLTAQVEEVTSGYVKRGSVMFTLGIGVALAMALSMIRILVPGVQLWHFLLAGYLISIIMSYITPGLFVGMAFDSGGVASGPMVATFTLAFAQGVAEAVPTANVLVDGFGVIAMVAMTPLIAIQVLGLVFEAKSKKRGVEASEG; this comes from the coding sequence TTGAATATCGTAACCAGTAAGTTTAGAGAGGTATTACTTTCCGTGGCGCCGGTGGTGGGGTTTGTGCTTTTCCTCCATCTTACCCTGACACCACTGGAACCGGTGCTTTTGGGCAGGTTCCTCGTCGGTGCGATAGCTCTGTTGGTCGGGTTTACCATCTTTCTCATCGGTGTGGATATCGGTGTTACTCCCTTGAGCACCACCATAGGTTCCCACATCGCCAGATCAAACAAGATGTGGGTATTAGTGGTGGCTGGTTTGGTGCTGGGCTTTCTCATTGCCTTCGCTGAGCCGGTGATCCATGTGCTGGGGGGCCAGGTGGAGAGCGTCACCTCGGGCATAATTCCCAAGAATCAGCTGGTTATTGTGGTATCCCTTGGGGTGGGGTTAATGCTGGTCTTGGGTTTAGCCAGAATTGTGAAGAACCTACCACTGAATAGGGTTCTGACAGGGATCTATGTAGTGGTCTTTATTATCGCATCATTCGTCAGTCCGGAATTTCTGGCCATGTCCTTTGATTCCATGGCGGCAATTACCGGTGCCTTTACTATTCCCTTCTTGCTTGGTTTGGGTCTAGGCGTCTCCCGCTTGAAAAAGGACAGTAAGGCATCGGAGGAGGACAGCTTTGGTCTTATTGGTGTCACCGCCACCGGGGCTGTGATTTGCGTGATGCTGATGGGTGCCATCTATAGAACCGAAAGCTTCACCGGTTCTTTGGAACAGGCGGGGCTGGCTTCCGATTCTGTATTGCGGCCCTTCCTGGTGGCCTTGCCGGGGACCATTCGGGACGCCTTCGTGGCCTTGGCACCTATCGTAGGTATCTTTTTGATCTTCCAACGGATCTCCTTCAAACTGTCTTCCAAGGCGGTGAGAAGGATCATGTTTGGCATGTTGTTTACCTTTGTGGGACTGGTTCTATTTCTCCTGGGTGTTAACGTTGGGTTTATGGATGTCGGCAGCATGGTGGGCTACCTTTTGGCCGAGAATCACCGTTCGTGGGTGTTGGTCTTAGGTTTTGCCCTAGGGCTTCTCATTACCCTGGCGGAACCGGCGGTACATGTTTTGACTGCCCAGGTGGAAGAGGTCACCAGTGGGTACGTTAAGCGGGGTTCTGTCATGTTTACCCTCGGGATCGGTGTGGCCTTGGCGATGGCTTTATCCATGATTCGGATCCTTGTCCCCGGGGTGCAACTGTGGCATTTCCTCTTGGCAGGCTATCTGATCTCCATCATCATGAGCTACATCACCCCTGGACTTTTCGTTGGTATGGCCTTTGACTCCGGAGGCGTTGCTTCGGGACCAATGGTGGCCACTTTCACCTTGGCCTTTGCCCAGGGCGTGGCCGAAGCGGTTCCGACGGCAAACGTATTGGTGGATGGCTTTGGGGTCATTGCGATGGTGGCGATGACACCGTTGATCGCTATCCAGGTACTGGGTCTTGTGTTTGAGGCCAAATCTAAGAAAAGAGGGGTAGAGGCCAGTGAAGGGTGA
- a CDS encoding helix-turn-helix transcriptional regulator — MLRGRAKVLVNGSLHMLYPQQVHIYSPSQTHDIWPEDGYDLQTLDLRFTLSHSELEICELLPSFITTGTDVILDYLLRIEEEGAKRRSPFWQDMARAFLTQMIVVITRECSPASVRHESILSQAVELIEASLPKGISVARLAEKLNMDQTYFSILFKSHFGKSPQAYIIEAKMEQVKHMLLIGRNLSIKEVAQYFGWRDIRHFRTLFKRYVGQTPSEFINQNRAWYDNNLSTESAVSFKDSYMLTWEFPSGKRTQSR; from the coding sequence GTGCTGCGCGGACGGGCGAAGGTGTTGGTGAATGGAAGTCTACATATGCTCTATCCTCAGCAGGTGCATATATACAGCCCCTCCCAAACCCATGACATCTGGCCCGAGGATGGCTATGATCTGCAAACGCTGGATCTGCGTTTTACCTTATCCCATAGTGAGTTGGAGATCTGTGAGCTGTTACCCTCCTTTATCACCACTGGTACCGATGTGATCTTGGATTACCTGTTACGAATAGAAGAAGAAGGGGCAAAGCGAAGAAGCCCTTTTTGGCAGGATATGGCCCGGGCCTTCTTAACCCAGATGATTGTGGTCATTACCCGGGAATGTAGTCCTGCCAGTGTAAGACACGAATCCATTCTCTCCCAAGCGGTTGAGTTAATCGAGGCCAGCTTGCCCAAGGGGATTAGTGTGGCCCGTTTGGCGGAGAAACTGAATATGGACCAGACCTATTTTTCAATTCTTTTCAAGTCCCACTTTGGAAAGTCCCCCCAGGCATACATTATTGAGGCAAAGATGGAACAGGTTAAACACATGCTATTGATTGGGCGGAACTTGTCGATCAAAGAGGTGGCCCAGTATTTTGGTTGGCGGGATATCCGGCACTTTCGCACGTTGTTCAAACGCTACGTGGGTCAGACCCCATCGGAGTTTATCAACCAAAACCGGGCTTGGTACGACAATAACTTGTCCACAGAAAGTGCCGTATCTTTTAAGGATTCATACATGCTCACCTGGGAGTTCCCCTCGGGCAAAAGGACCCAAAGCCGATAA
- a CDS encoding P-II family nitrogen regulator: MKGDAKVADIELICAIVNYGLGSKVVKVAKECGIEGGTITLGKGTVNNRILEFLGLSDVRKEVVCMIGDEVIATRALEALNQEFAFHKPNHGIAFTTSICSVAGKRSYSGCGGTTEKRGEGSTMYQAIVTIVDKGKAEDVIDAATKAGSKGGTIINGRGSGIHETSKVFSMDIEPEKEIVLILSEVGTTDAIVAAIKEELQIEEPGKGIMFVQDVNRAYGLFK; the protein is encoded by the coding sequence GTGAAGGGTGACGCCAAGGTCGCAGATATCGAGCTGATCTGTGCGATTGTGAATTATGGTTTGGGCAGTAAAGTGGTGAAGGTGGCCAAGGAGTGCGGTATTGAGGGTGGCACCATTACCCTGGGTAAAGGCACGGTAAATAACCGCATCCTGGAATTTCTGGGGTTGTCCGATGTCCGTAAAGAGGTAGTGTGCATGATCGGGGATGAAGTGATTGCTACCCGGGCCCTGGAAGCATTGAATCAGGAGTTCGCCTTCCACAAACCCAACCATGGAATAGCATTTACCACCTCCATCTGTTCTGTTGCTGGTAAGCGGAGTTACAGCGGTTGTGGAGGGACCACGGAGAAAAGAGGTGAAGGTTCCACGATGTATCAGGCCATCGTGACAATTGTGGACAAAGGCAAGGCCGAGGATGTGATTGATGCGGCGACTAAGGCGGGCTCCAAGGGGGGCACGATTATCAACGGGCGGGGCTCTGGTATCCATGAGACGAGCAAGGTCTTTTCCATGGATATTGAGCCCGAGAAGGAGATTGTGCTCATCCTGTCAGAGGTAGGGACCACCGATGCCATCGTGGCCGCGATCAAAGAGGAGCTCCAGATTGAAGAGCCGGGTAAGGGGATCATGTTCGTCCAAGATGTAAACAGGGCCTATGGACTGTTCAAGTGA
- a CDS encoding cob(I)yrinic acid a,c-diamide adenosyltransferase produces the protein MASLGYIHNYTGPGKGKTTAALGLALRALCAGKRVFFGQFMKGMPCSEHRAAELLPGLRMEQFGRKAFIKSPPEEEDLRLARQGLERCAAILREGQYEMVVLDELNVAVHCGLLSVQEVLRVLAQRAPGVEVVITGRNAPKELIEVADLVTEMKEVKHYYQQGVPARVGIEM, from the coding sequence ATCGCGTCTTTGGGATATATCCACAATTATACTGGACCGGGTAAGGGGAAAACCACCGCAGCTTTGGGCTTGGCCCTGCGGGCCCTTTGTGCCGGAAAACGGGTTTTCTTTGGACAGTTTATGAAGGGAATGCCCTGCAGTGAGCATCGGGCGGCCGAGTTATTGCCGGGCCTGCGGATGGAGCAGTTCGGCCGCAAGGCTTTCATCAAAAGTCCACCGGAGGAAGAGGATCTCCGCCTGGCCCGACAGGGACTGGAAAGGTGTGCTGCCATCCTTCGGGAAGGTCAGTACGAGATGGTGGTCCTGGATGAACTCAATGTGGCGGTCCATTGTGGTCTGTTGTCCGTCCAAGAGGTTCTTAGGGTTTTAGCTCAGCGAGCGCCTGGAGTGGAAGTGGTCATCACAGGACGCAATGCCCCCAAGGAATTGATTGAGGTGGCGGATCTGGTGACAGAGATGAAGGAGGTCAAGCATTACTACCAGCAGGGAGTCCCTGCCCGGGTAGGGATTGAGATGTAG